The sequence ttgctctgttgcccaggctggaccgcagtggagcgatctccgctcactgtaacctctgcttcctgggtttaagcaattgtcctgcctcagcctcctgagtagctgagactacaggtgtgcgccactatgcctggctaatttttgtatttttagtagagatgaggtttcaccatgttggccaggctggtctcaaactcctgacttcaagagatctgactgcctcggcctcccaaagtgctgggattacaggtgtgtaccactgtgcccagctgttacATTCCTTCTTAAGAAAatattcttggccaggcgcgatggctcacaccccatctctactaaaatacaaaaattagccaggcgtggtggcacatgcctgtaatcccagctactgaagaggctgaggcagaagaattgcttgaggtagggaggtggagattgcagttagccaagatcacaccactggactccaggctgggcaacagagtgacactccagtctccaaaaaaaaaaagttcttttttttttttttggagacagagtctcgctctgccgcccaggctgcagtgcagtggccggatctcagctcactgcaagctccgcctcccgggttcacgccattctcctgcctcagcctccccagtagctgggactacaggcgcctgccacctcgcccggctagttttttgt is a genomic window of Macaca mulatta isolate MMU2019108-1 chromosome 2, T2T-MMU8v2.0, whole genome shotgun sequence containing:
- the LOC144339275 gene encoding zinc finger protein ENSP00000375192-like — its product is MILNYIRSSALFCNPKMKFTVSVVYIQELFFFGDWSVTLLPSLESSGVILANCNLHLPTSSNSSASASSVAGITGMCHHAWLIFVF